From Oculatellaceae cyanobacterium, a single genomic window includes:
- a CDS encoding TldD/PmbA family protein, with the protein MLESSSQEDQKDMTEQLLELAVKSGAQAAEVYQSRSHSQPVFFEANRLKQLESIQSEGMALRLWRDGRPGLAVAYGSVEPQALVDRAIAISELNEPETIELAENGKTIYPDLGSSVPVEQLVKMGKEAIAQVRDAYPEVLCTSQWECEVETTRLINSLGLDCGYKDTTLSGYMGAEWVRGEDFLSVADGQTQRGYLEPERIVHQILQRLEWASDNVPSPSGRVPILFTAKAADMLWETVQAALNGKRVIEKASPWSDRLGQLVTSEALTLSQQPARGPFSCPFDDEGTETRPLTLIQNGVLQLFYTDRTTGRLLGSGTTGNGFRPGLGSYPTPGLVNLIIQPGSDSLLDLIQQMDQGLIVDQMLGDSAGISGDFSINVELGFRVQKGEIIGRVKDTMVSGNVYTALKQLLAIGSDAEWNGPCSTPSLIVEGLSTTGSINN; encoded by the coding sequence ATGCTCGAATCATCAAGCCAAGAAGATCAAAAGGATATGACGGAACAGTTACTAGAATTAGCTGTGAAGTCAGGGGCGCAAGCAGCAGAAGTGTATCAGTCGCGATCGCACTCTCAACCTGTGTTTTTTGAAGCTAACCGACTTAAGCAACTCGAAAGTATCCAAAGTGAAGGGATGGCGTTGCGGCTATGGCGAGATGGGCGACCAGGTTTGGCGGTAGCTTATGGCTCAGTGGAACCCCAAGCATTAGTAGATCGAGCGATCGCAATATCAGAACTTAATGAACCTGAAACTATAGAACTAGCCGAAAATGGCAAAACGATTTATCCTGACTTAGGCTCATCTGTTCCTGTCGAGCAATTGGTGAAAATGGGAAAAGAAGCGATCGCTCAAGTACGCGACGCTTACCCAGAAGTTCTTTGCACTAGCCAGTGGGAATGCGAAGTTGAAACAACCCGCCTAATTAACAGTTTAGGGCTAGACTGTGGCTACAAAGATACCACCCTCAGTGGCTACATGGGAGCCGAATGGGTGCGGGGAGAAGATTTTCTCAGTGTTGCAGACGGTCAAACTCAACGAGGTTATCTAGAACCAGAACGCATAGTTCATCAAATTTTGCAACGTTTAGAGTGGGCATCAGATAATGTCCCATCGCCAAGTGGTCGCGTTCCGATATTATTTACAGCTAAAGCAGCAGATATGTTGTGGGAAACAGTACAAGCTGCTTTAAATGGTAAACGAGTAATTGAGAAAGCATCACCCTGGAGCGATCGCTTAGGTCAATTAGTCACCTCCGAAGCTCTCACGCTGTCTCAACAACCAGCTAGAGGGCCGTTTAGCTGCCCTTTTGATGATGAAGGTACAGAAACACGCCCTCTCACCCTGATTCAAAACGGTGTTTTGCAATTATTTTATACCGACCGCACCACTGGTCGCCTTCTGGGTAGCGGCACAACCGGAAATGGCTTTCGTCCTGGTTTAGGTAGCTATCCCACCCCTGGTTTAGTCAACTTAATCATTCAACCTGGATCTGATAGTTTATTAGACTTAATACAACAGATGGATCAAGGATTGATAGTAGACCAAATGCTAGGTGACAGTGCAGGTATTTCGGGAGACTTTTCCATCAACGTTGAGTTAGGTTTTAGAGTCCAAAAAGGTGAAATTATTGGTCGTGTAAAAGACACAATGGTTAGTGGGAATGTCTATACTGCACTCAAGCAGTTATTAGCAATTGGCAGCGACGCTGAATGGAATGGCCCTTGCTCCACACCGTCCCTGATTGTTGAAGGTTTATCCACCACAGGATCAATTAACAATTAA
- a CDS encoding Tab2/Atab2 family RNA-binding protein: MGTIWELDFYSRPIIDENQKKIWEVLVCESPVDTRQSVESLFRYAQYCPSTQVNSVWLQNALTEAMEKSGQSPQKIRFFRRQMNNMIVKACTDLGILAEPSRRTYAVHQWLRERMQDVYPSHPNYQPSNSPSVQFEVQPPQPLPDALIGQKWMFVSLDASAFAEMHEWNIGFSEAFPLEMLHLSPQTRIPGIIILSPRAIPMAAWMSGIEPALIKFYPAPQARLLLETGGSDSWFLVKQLNSASQSEAAGFEAAKQQAKGVHFLAIQSSPQAEDFAGFWLLQELSLT; this comes from the coding sequence ATGGGGACAATCTGGGAATTAGATTTCTACTCTCGACCAATTATAGACGAGAACCAGAAAAAAATTTGGGAAGTTTTGGTGTGTGAGAGTCCTGTAGACACGCGCCAGTCAGTTGAATCTTTATTTCGCTATGCACAATACTGTCCGAGTACGCAGGTAAATTCAGTTTGGTTGCAGAATGCCTTAACAGAAGCAATGGAGAAATCAGGGCAGTCTCCGCAAAAAATCCGCTTCTTTCGGCGACAGATGAACAATATGATCGTCAAAGCGTGTACGGATTTGGGAATTTTAGCGGAACCTAGCCGCCGGACGTATGCCGTGCATCAGTGGCTACGGGAACGGATGCAGGATGTATATCCTAGTCATCCTAATTATCAACCAAGTAATAGCCCATCGGTGCAATTTGAGGTTCAGCCACCGCAACCACTACCGGATGCTTTAATTGGGCAAAAGTGGATGTTTGTATCATTAGACGCATCGGCATTTGCAGAAATGCACGAGTGGAATATTGGTTTTAGTGAAGCTTTCCCGTTGGAAATGTTGCACTTATCACCACAAACGCGCATTCCAGGGATAATTATTTTATCGCCTAGAGCAATACCTATGGCTGCTTGGATGTCTGGAATTGAACCAGCTTTGATAAAATTTTACCCTGCTCCACAGGCAAGATTGCTATTAGAAACTGGTGGTAGTGATAGTTGGTTTTTAGTTAAGCAATTAAACTCAGCTTCTCAAAGTGAGGCAGCAGGGTTTGAGGCTGCTAAACAACAAGCTAAGGGAGTGCATTTTTTAGCGATTCAGTCAAGTCCTCAAGCAGAAGATTTTGCAGGATTTTGGTTATTGCAGGAGTTGTCGTTAACGTGA
- the rtcA gene encoding RNA 3'-terminal phosphate cyclase, with protein sequence MIHIDGSYGEGGGQVLRTSLSLAAITGQAIRINKIRAGRQKPGLAAQHLTAVRAAATICNAKVTGDRLGSTSLEFIPGNATSSGRYTFDVSDALGGRSAGAITLVLQTILLPLALANGKSEVILRGGTHVAFSPSLTYIEQVYLPILKRMGLQAEVKLNAWGWYPQGGGEVRLSVTGGNTVSGINLMEPGELKQVRGLAVVTELPSHIPQRMASRAENLLHHANLKVNVQPLRERGVAPGAGIFLTAEYENSLAGFGALGRVGLPADKVAEMACQELMDFHNTGAAVDVHLADQLLLPAALASQGSQYRVADLTMHLTTNAWVIQQFGIAEISIDEFDQVVVVEKL encoded by the coding sequence ATGATTCACATTGATGGCTCTTATGGTGAAGGTGGGGGGCAGGTACTACGCACGTCTTTGAGTCTCGCCGCTATTACAGGTCAAGCTATACGCATTAATAAAATTAGAGCCGGACGGCAAAAACCAGGACTAGCAGCACAACATCTAACTGCGGTACGAGCGGCGGCAACTATTTGTAATGCTAAAGTTACAGGCGATCGCTTAGGTTCAACAAGTTTAGAGTTTATTCCTGGTAATGCTACTTCTTCTGGGCGATACACTTTTGATGTCTCAGATGCTTTAGGAGGACGTTCAGCAGGTGCGATAACCCTGGTATTGCAGACAATCCTCTTACCTTTAGCACTAGCGAATGGTAAGTCAGAGGTAATTTTACGGGGTGGAACTCATGTTGCTTTTAGTCCTTCTTTGACCTATATTGAGCAGGTTTATTTACCGATACTGAAGCGGATGGGACTACAAGCAGAGGTTAAGCTCAATGCTTGGGGTTGGTATCCTCAAGGTGGAGGAGAGGTGAGATTGAGTGTCACTGGAGGTAATACTGTCAGTGGTATTAATTTGATGGAACCTGGGGAGTTAAAGCAGGTGCGGGGTTTGGCGGTAGTGACAGAATTACCCTCGCATATCCCACAAAGGATGGCTAGTCGTGCCGAGAATTTGTTACATCATGCCAATTTGAAAGTCAATGTACAACCCTTGCGAGAACGAGGCGTTGCACCTGGGGCAGGAATTTTCCTGACGGCGGAGTATGAAAATAGTTTGGCTGGCTTTGGTGCTTTGGGGCGTGTAGGCTTACCTGCGGATAAAGTTGCGGAGATGGCTTGTCAAGAATTAATGGATTTTCATAATACAGGCGCAGCAGTTGATGTGCATTTAGCAGATCAGTTACTATTACCAGCAGCTTTAGCATCACAAGGCAGTCAGTATCGAGTAGCTGATCTGACTATGCACTTAACTACTAATGCTTGGGTAATTCAGCAATTTGGGATAGCAGAAATTAGCATAGACGAATTTGATCAGGTAGTAGTAGTCGAGAAACTGTAA
- a CDS encoding protein kinase, which produces MGKLLHERYQIIEVLSGGAFGTIYLAQDTSQPHHPKCVVKQLKLVSKEPNNLQIVRRRFAYEAIALKKLGNHDQIPQLLGCFEENQEFYLAQELIAGNTLSEELSDNQQYKSWDETQVIQLLEELLQILDFVHSQGIIHCDIKPNNIIRRSSDQRLCLIDFGTVQPLHPPAPYRQKNVPVSMRLLGYISPEQLMGQTYPCSDIYALGMIAIQALTKLELRKLPVDLNSGELIWQYQESISDPLKTVLNQMVRYNFQDRYQSAREVLQALREHSLVKTMTIVSSNESEQINPLQLTGSNSPDLFRRVGFSVLALNSVMSAFGSYALLHISQTDTEVDFFINDLAEHYAGDLEKAIALAQSIISPETQASTVEWQHNGKNTNPQFQVIEKAFKENRWIDVLTEAKKIPHTASLHQKIQPMVQQAQLKVDTAVNPLLQKAYKQASVKDFTGAIRYIKQIPPQAKIYPEVQAKIAEYQQKQQLRATHLLQQAYKLAANNDFLGALKYLKQIPKGTRVYPSVQTKIAEYNKKQQLIAKVNKSKQLTTTSNKKPLKNGVMTRIQSVNWGQGLQEMSSITQAKSR; this is translated from the coding sequence TTGGGAAAATTACTCCACGAGCGTTACCAGATCATTGAAGTCCTCAGTGGTGGCGCATTTGGAACAATTTATTTGGCTCAAGATACCTCACAACCACATCATCCTAAATGTGTTGTCAAGCAACTTAAGCTTGTAAGTAAAGAACCTAATAATTTACAAATTGTGAGGCGGCGCTTTGCTTATGAAGCTATAGCTTTAAAAAAATTGGGTAATCACGATCAAATTCCTCAATTATTAGGTTGCTTTGAAGAGAACCAGGAGTTCTATTTAGCCCAAGAGTTGATTGCAGGAAATACTCTAAGTGAGGAACTATCGGATAATCAACAATACAAATCTTGGGATGAAACTCAAGTAATCCAATTGCTGGAAGAACTGTTACAAATATTAGACTTTGTTCATAGCCAAGGAATTATTCATTGCGATATTAAGCCTAACAATATTATTAGACGCAGTTCAGATCAACGGTTATGCTTAATTGACTTTGGTACAGTACAGCCACTTCATCCTCCTGCCCCATACAGACAGAAGAATGTACCAGTTAGTATGCGCCTATTAGGTTATATCTCGCCGGAACAACTGATGGGTCAAACTTATCCCTGTAGTGATATTTATGCACTAGGGATGATTGCTATTCAAGCACTTACAAAATTAGAACTACGAAAGTTACCTGTAGATCTTAATAGTGGTGAGTTGATTTGGCAGTATCAAGAATCAATTAGTGATCCGCTCAAAACTGTCTTAAATCAAATGGTACGGTATAACTTTCAAGACCGTTACCAGTCAGCAAGGGAAGTATTACAAGCACTGCGTGAACATAGTTTAGTAAAGACAATGACAATAGTTAGTTCTAATGAATCCGAGCAAATTAATCCTCTTCAGTTAACAGGTAGCAACTCTCCTGATTTATTCAGGAGAGTAGGATTTAGTGTGCTTGCACTTAATAGTGTAATGAGCGCATTTGGTTCCTATGCCTTACTTCATATTTCTCAAACTGATACTGAAGTAGATTTTTTCATCAATGATCTAGCAGAGCATTATGCAGGGGATTTAGAAAAAGCGATCGCACTTGCTCAATCCATCATTTCCCCTGAAACGCAAGCATCAACAGTAGAATGGCAACACAATGGTAAAAATACTAATCCTCAGTTTCAAGTAATTGAAAAAGCTTTTAAAGAAAACCGTTGGATAGATGTACTGACTGAAGCTAAAAAAATCCCTCATACAGCCTCTTTGCACCAAAAAATTCAGCCAATGGTGCAGCAAGCGCAGCTAAAAGTTGATACTGCCGTTAATCCTTTATTACAAAAAGCTTACAAACAAGCGTCTGTTAAAGATTTTACAGGTGCTATTCGTTATATCAAACAAATTCCTCCACAAGCAAAGATTTACCCAGAAGTTCAAGCCAAAATTGCGGAGTACCAGCAAAAACAGCAACTTCGAGCAACTCATTTATTACAACAAGCTTATAAGTTAGCTGCGAATAATGATTTTCTTGGGGCTTTAAAATATCTTAAACAAATTCCCAAAGGAACCCGCGTTTATCCTAGCGTTCAAACAAAAATTGCTGAGTATAATAAAAAACAGCAATTAATCGCTAAAGTTAATAAATCAAAACAATTAACCACAACCAGCAATAAAAAGCCGCTCAAAAATGGCGTAATGACTAGAATACAAAGTGTTAATTGGGGTCAAGGATTGCAAGAAATGTCTTCAATTACTCAAGCGAAATCAAGATGA
- a CDS encoding TMEM143 family protein: MPSYTNREAFIPFSRNDIIQLCLQDGQLSAKDAEKFNNFCQILSAYYHFRFHQTLEIIKENYVPFNPNTHIQPLVPPTLDQYNEMEARVVEAFNHILERANYVPLSEPSVQEALANKSLIDLKTEVDFNDFDQFICYYQGDFSKTITVKKLVFWNEQRTIEVFERIVILIKFKEPAYFLSQKVEIDKLKFIPGKMYVYFYKDVPQLDIDLLFPNVTTHMTWKDRLLFGIPAIGAAVPLVLKALPNLLLLIAAILLVLNATELIAALKIKPEQLRNVMPILVATLSFAMTLGGFAFKQYTTYKNKKIKFQKDVTDTLFFKNLANNDSAFGRLIDMAEEEECKEIILVYYHLLTSKTPLNSEQLDSAIETWMENKFGTTINFDINGPLSNLKEIHGKVMSNSGEISLLECDSEGFCHVLSLDDAMEVLDYVWDNAFRYNGIDL, from the coding sequence ATGCCATCATACACAAATCGAGAAGCGTTCATTCCCTTCAGTCGTAACGATATTATTCAATTGTGCTTGCAAGATGGTCAGCTATCTGCTAAAGATGCTGAAAAATTTAATAATTTTTGCCAAATTCTATCTGCTTATTACCATTTCCGCTTTCATCAGACGTTAGAAATAATTAAAGAAAACTACGTTCCTTTTAATCCCAATACACATATTCAACCATTAGTTCCACCCACCCTTGACCAATATAACGAGATGGAAGCAAGGGTTGTTGAAGCTTTTAACCATATTTTGGAAAGAGCTAATTATGTTCCTTTGTCTGAGCCATCTGTGCAAGAAGCTTTGGCAAATAAATCTTTAATTGATTTGAAGACTGAAGTTGATTTTAATGATTTCGATCAATTTATCTGCTATTATCAAGGCGATTTTTCCAAAACAATTACAGTAAAAAAACTGGTCTTTTGGAATGAACAAAGGACTATTGAGGTTTTTGAACGAATTGTTATACTAATTAAATTTAAAGAGCCTGCTTACTTTTTGTCTCAAAAAGTCGAGATAGACAAGCTAAAATTTATTCCAGGTAAAATGTATGTTTACTTTTATAAAGATGTTCCTCAATTAGATATTGACTTGCTCTTTCCTAATGTTACAACCCACATGACGTGGAAAGATAGGCTACTTTTTGGAATTCCAGCTATTGGGGCTGCTGTTCCACTGGTTTTAAAAGCATTACCAAATTTGTTACTACTAATTGCTGCTATTTTATTGGTACTCAATGCCACTGAATTAATAGCAGCGTTAAAGATTAAACCAGAGCAACTACGAAATGTTATGCCCATTTTAGTTGCAACCTTATCGTTTGCAATGACTTTGGGTGGATTTGCTTTCAAGCAATATACTACATACAAAAATAAAAAAATCAAATTTCAAAAAGATGTAACTGACACGCTGTTCTTTAAAAATTTAGCTAATAATGATAGTGCTTTTGGGCGGCTGATAGATATGGCTGAGGAAGAGGAATGTAAGGAAATTATCTTAGTTTATTACCATCTTTTGACCAGTAAAACACCGCTAAATTCAGAACAGTTAGACTCTGCTATTGAAACCTGGATGGAGAATAAGTTCGGCACTACGATTAACTTTGATATTAACGGCCCCTTGAGCAACTTGAAAGAGATTCATGGCAAGGTCATGAGTAATAGTGGAGAAATATCTCTATTAGAATGTGATAGTGAAGGATTTTGTCACGTCCTTTCTTTAGACGATGCTATGGAAGTACTAGATTATGTTTGGGATAACGCTTTCCGCTATAACGGTATAGATTTGTAG
- a CDS encoding murein transglycosylase A — MLKKKLVLLSLSLTVTLGNFITPAIAQGKTIPLQQVNDQSSLSDADKLGLDEQLWSQLNKKGDRTALLKSINHSLGYLNTPQAVAAYQNYQVPGVTLGRVRRSLIRFRQLLRNAKTPAQLQAAVKREFSFYQSVGNDNQGSVLFTGYYQPVHQASRKKTAEYRYPLYKLPPNIANWSKPHPTRAELEGEDGLQGDRSKLKGLELVWMRDRLEAFLVQVQGSAQLQLTDGSMMTVGFAGATDHAYSSLGKELIKDGKVPQEGLNLPIILKYFQDNPEELNTYIPRNKRLVFFQNTAGAPAMGSINVPVTADRSIATDKSLMPPGALALIQAEIPYPNAKGEMEQRLVSRYVLDQDTGSAIKGAGRVDYFMGTGKVAGDRSAVTVGKGQLYYLLLKQ; from the coding sequence ATGCTCAAAAAAAAATTGGTTTTGCTTTCACTGAGTTTGACTGTCACTCTAGGCAATTTTATCACTCCAGCTATAGCTCAAGGAAAAACTATCCCACTACAGCAGGTAAATGATCAATCTAGTTTAAGTGATGCAGATAAATTAGGATTAGATGAGCAGCTTTGGAGTCAGTTGAATAAAAAAGGCGATCGCACTGCCTTATTAAAATCTATTAATCATAGTTTGGGTTATTTAAACACACCACAAGCGGTAGCAGCTTATCAAAATTATCAAGTCCCTGGTGTGACATTAGGGCGCGTGCGTCGTTCCTTAATTCGTTTCCGTCAGCTATTGCGGAATGCAAAAACACCTGCACAACTCCAAGCTGCTGTTAAGCGAGAGTTTAGCTTTTATCAGTCTGTTGGTAATGATAATCAAGGTAGTGTGTTATTTACAGGCTACTATCAACCAGTTCATCAGGCGAGTAGAAAGAAAACCGCAGAATATCGCTATCCACTTTATAAATTACCACCGAATATTGCTAACTGGTCTAAACCACATCCAACGCGGGCAGAATTAGAAGGAGAAGATGGTTTACAAGGAGATCGCAGTAAATTAAAAGGATTAGAGTTAGTTTGGATGCGCGATCGCTTAGAAGCATTTTTAGTGCAAGTACAAGGATCTGCTCAACTGCAACTTACCGATGGTAGTATGATGACTGTTGGTTTTGCAGGTGCAACCGATCACGCCTATAGCAGTTTAGGTAAAGAACTGATCAAAGATGGCAAAGTACCTCAAGAAGGATTAAATTTACCAATAATTCTGAAATACTTTCAAGATAATCCTGAAGAATTAAATACCTATATTCCTCGTAACAAACGCTTAGTATTTTTCCAAAATACTGCTGGTGCGCCAGCAATGGGCAGTATTAATGTACCAGTAACGGCGGATAGATCAATTGCGACAGATAAATCATTAATGCCGCCAGGTGCATTAGCATTAATCCAAGCAGAGATACCTTATCCTAATGCTAAAGGCGAAATGGAACAGCGTTTAGTTAGCCGCTATGTATTAGATCAAGATACAGGTAGCGCGATCAAAGGTGCAGGAAGAGTAGATTATTTTATGGGTACAGGAAAAGTTGCAGGCGATCGCTCGGCGGTGACAGTTGGGAAAGGGCAATTGTACTATTTGTTGTTGAAACAGTGA
- a CDS encoding LL-diaminopimelate aminotransferase, with protein sequence MATINDNYLKLKAGYLFPEIARRVNAFAEANPDANIIRLGIGDVTEPLPEACRTAMIKAVEDMGDRNSFKGYGPEQGYAWLREKIAAHDFQAQGCNVDASEIFISDGSKCDNGNILDIFGDNNTIAVTDPVYPVYVDTNVMAGHTGDANDKGEYGGLVYLPVTADNNFTAEIPSQKVDLIYLCFPNNPTGAVATKEHLKAWVDYAKANNSIIFFDAAYEAFITDPDLPHSIYEIEGARDCAIEFRSFSKNAGFTGTRCALTVVPKTLTAKAADGSDVELWKLWNRRQSTKFNGVSYIVQRGAEAVYSEAGQAQTKALVSFYLENAKIIREQLTAAGFAVYGGVNAPYVWVKAPNNLSSWDFFDKLLQNCNVVGTPGSGFGAAGEGYFRISAFNSRENVEEAMKRITEKFRA encoded by the coding sequence ATGGCAACCATCAACGACAACTATCTTAAGCTGAAAGCTGGCTACTTATTTCCCGAAATTGCAAGACGAGTAAATGCGTTTGCAGAAGCAAACCCAGATGCGAACATTATCCGCTTGGGTATTGGCGACGTTACCGAACCTTTACCAGAAGCTTGTCGCACAGCAATGATTAAAGCTGTGGAAGATATGGGCGATCGCAACTCATTCAAAGGCTATGGCCCCGAACAAGGTTATGCTTGGTTAAGAGAAAAAATTGCCGCCCACGATTTCCAAGCGCAGGGATGCAATGTTGACGCTTCAGAAATCTTTATCTCTGACGGTTCCAAGTGCGACAATGGCAACATTCTCGATATCTTTGGTGATAACAATACCATTGCTGTCACCGACCCTGTTTATCCCGTGTATGTTGATACTAACGTCATGGCGGGACATACGGGAGATGCTAACGATAAAGGCGAGTATGGCGGTTTAGTTTATTTACCTGTCACAGCAGATAATAACTTTACTGCGGAAATTCCTTCCCAGAAAGTAGATTTAATTTATCTTTGCTTCCCCAATAACCCTACAGGTGCAGTTGCAACCAAAGAACACCTCAAAGCATGGGTAGATTATGCTAAAGCAAATAATTCGATTATTTTCTTTGATGCAGCATACGAAGCATTTATAACTGATCCAGATCTACCTCATTCTATCTATGAAATAGAAGGTGCAAGAGATTGTGCGATCGAATTTCGTTCTTTCTCTAAAAATGCAGGTTTTACCGGAACTCGTTGCGCGTTAACAGTAGTACCCAAAACTTTAACAGCCAAAGCTGCTGATGGTTCCGATGTTGAACTTTGGAAACTGTGGAATCGTCGCCAATCCACCAAATTTAATGGCGTATCTTATATAGTACAACGTGGCGCGGAAGCTGTTTATTCTGAAGCAGGACAAGCGCAAACCAAAGCATTAGTTAGTTTCTATTTAGAAAACGCCAAAATTATCCGTGAACAACTAACTGCTGCTGGTTTTGCAGTATACGGTGGTGTGAATGCGCCTTATGTTTGGGTAAAAGCGCCTAACAATTTATCTAGTTGGGATTTCTTTGATAAATTGCTGCAAAACTGTAACGTTGTAGGAACTCCTGGTTCTGGTTTTGGTGCAGCAGGTGAAGGTTATTTCCGTATTTCTGCATTTAATAGTCGGGAGAATGTCGAAGAAGCAATGAAGCGGATTACTGAGAAGTTTAGGGCTTAA
- a CDS encoding GNAT family N-acetyltransferase, translated as MMESYRVISQLNEQQISELVELYKNEFWSDKRTRPEVDKMLAASDIIIGLVDECDRLVAFTRVLTDFVYRAIIFDVIVKPDYRDKGLGKHLLDSIVNHPQLQSVEYLGLYCLPEMVQFYERWGFTTESGRFQLMLRSSQV; from the coding sequence ATGATGGAGAGTTACAGAGTTATCTCACAACTAAATGAGCAACAAATTTCTGAGTTGGTGGAATTGTACAAAAATGAATTTTGGAGTGACAAGCGCACCCGTCCAGAGGTAGATAAAATGCTGGCAGCTTCGGATATTATTATTGGGTTAGTCGATGAGTGCGATCGCTTAGTTGCCTTCACCCGCGTATTAACAGATTTTGTTTACAGAGCAATTATTTTTGATGTGATTGTTAAGCCTGATTATAGAGATAAAGGTTTAGGTAAACATTTATTAGATTCAATTGTTAATCACCCGCAATTGCAATCAGTAGAATATTTGGGTTTGTATTGTTTACCAGAAATGGTGCAATTTTACGAACGTTGGGGATTTACAACTGAAAGTGGTAGGTTTCAGTTGATGCTACGTTCTAGTCAAGTATGA
- a CDS encoding HdeD family acid-resistance protein, protein MTTDVNTDINKSTDTNSKMNGSLWLGVLLIVLGIAGIALPVASTIFVETWFALILASAGSAKAVYAFQSRAEGGFVWKLLLSILYIATGVMLFVNPLTGILTLTLLLGSFLATEGVFNLILAFRLRPQQNWAWVLVDGIITLSLGVMIWFQWPFNAPWLIGTLVGVSVLFTGVSRVMLSFNGRSTLNPSDQAA, encoded by the coding sequence ATGACCACAGACGTTAATACCGACATCAACAAGTCTACAGATACCAACAGCAAAATGAATGGCTCACTCTGGCTGGGCGTTCTCCTAATTGTATTAGGAATTGCTGGAATTGCACTGCCTGTAGCCTCAACAATCTTTGTTGAAACTTGGTTCGCTTTAATCCTAGCTTCTGCGGGTTCTGCTAAAGCTGTCTACGCATTTCAAAGCCGTGCTGAAGGAGGCTTTGTTTGGAAGCTATTACTAAGCATCCTCTACATTGCAACAGGTGTGATGCTGTTTGTTAATCCTTTAACAGGTATCCTCACCCTAACTTTATTGCTAGGTAGCTTTTTAGCGACAGAAGGCGTATTTAATTTAATTCTGGCATTCCGGTTACGTCCGCAACAAAACTGGGCATGGGTATTAGTTGACGGCATCATTACTCTATCTCTCGGTGTCATGATTTGGTTCCAGTGGCCTTTCAATGCACCTTGGCTGATTGGAACATTAGTTGGTGTCAGCGTTCTCTTCACTGGAGTTTCACGGGTAATGCTGTCATTTAATGGACGTTCTACTCTGAACCCTTCCGATCAAGCTGCATAA
- a CDS encoding agmatinase family protein produces MPTKEEILQNFDPNAIGVDNGNLLGLPFDYESANIIVFGVPWEVTVSYGVGTAAAPRVVLDASRQLDIYDFDHPEGWKQGIFMYEIPEDIEQKGEVLRQQATKVIEHLEQGKNIADDPDIAQLQQNINQEGQAVNQWLFYQATTAINKGKKVAVIGGDHSAPLGYMQALAARYPEFGILHIDAHADLRDAYEGFEFSHASIMFNALKLPQISKLVQVGIRDICQDEVNLIQQSGGRVSAYYDFILKQKLYAGISWLELCQQMVAELPQQVYISFDVDGLDPKLCPNTGTPVPGGLELEQAFCLFREVVNSGREIIGFDVCEVGNSEWDGNVGARAVYKLCNLMGLSQAVS; encoded by the coding sequence ATGCCTACTAAAGAAGAAATCCTACAAAATTTTGATCCTAATGCTATTGGTGTTGATAACGGTAATCTTTTAGGACTTCCTTTTGATTACGAATCTGCCAATATTATTGTCTTCGGCGTACCTTGGGAAGTCACCGTTTCTTATGGTGTAGGAACAGCCGCCGCACCCAGAGTAGTTTTAGACGCATCTCGCCAACTGGATATTTATGATTTCGATCATCCTGAAGGCTGGAAGCAAGGTATTTTTATGTACGAAATTCCAGAAGATATCGAGCAAAAAGGTGAGGTATTAAGACAGCAAGCTACCAAAGTTATTGAGCATCTAGAACAAGGCAAAAATATAGCAGACGATCCAGATATTGCTCAACTCCAACAAAATATTAATCAAGAGGGTCAAGCTGTTAATCAATGGCTATTTTATCAAGCTACTACTGCTATAAACAAAGGTAAAAAAGTAGCTGTAATTGGTGGCGATCATAGTGCGCCGTTGGGATATATGCAAGCATTAGCAGCACGTTATCCTGAGTTTGGAATTTTACATATTGATGCTCATGCGGATTTGCGGGATGCTTACGAGGGATTTGAGTTTTCTCATGCTTCCATTATGTTTAATGCGCTGAAATTGCCTCAAATTTCTAAGTTAGTTCAAGTAGGAATTCGTGATATTTGTCAGGATGAAGTTAATTTGATTCAGCAATCTGGAGGGCGAGTTTCTGCCTACTACGATTTTATATTGAAGCAAAAACTATATGCGGGAATTTCTTGGTTAGAACTTTGTCAACAAATGGTTGCAGAATTACCACAGCAAGTTTATATCAGTTTCGATGTTGATGGATTAGATCCAAAACTTTGCCCTAATACTGGAACTCCTGTCCCTGGAGGTTTGGAATTAGAGCAAGCTTTTTGTTTGTTCCGTGAAGTTGTTAATAGTGGTAGAGAGATTATTGGTTTTGATGTTTGTGAAGTGGGAAATAGTGAGTGGGATGGTAATGTTGGGGCTAGGGCTGTTTATAAGCTTTGCAATTTAATGGGATTATCACAAGCAGTTAGTTAA